The following coding sequences lie in one Danio rerio strain Tuebingen ecotype United States chromosome 25, GRCz12tu, whole genome shotgun sequence genomic window:
- the rassf8a gene encoding ras association domain-containing protein 8 isoform X4, with the protein MELKVWVDGVQRVVCGVTEATTCQEVVIALAQAIGRTGRYTLIEKWRDTERHLVPHESPVASLNTWGQYAGDVQFILHRTGPSLNEYPTAECQTPLGPERGLHRQSLPLMAKLRAPGDRSLRRREPRRKSLTFTGVPRSLRDILSGGRLSDSSARQREVLVRSASNSPAVSPRLSGNRIEDLTQLVRLQRETLSVLDGRMEAYEADLRMLTEKRVGLEDNEMFVKLTEEVSRLEKQVRRNKVEIEEEEFWATELQIELESERQLQERIQELSGRLRGCEVDLEQRMRTLQGVEAGIETQRQHKEIRETQQASEGEVKARLQRAKAELKVQAQHSAQIENSSRAVDRSLTESCRRLQTLLH; encoded by the exons ATGGAACTGAAGGTGTGGGTCGATGGAGTCCAGCGTGTGGTCTGTGGGGTCACAGAGGCCACCACCTGCCAGGAAGTGGTCATCGCTCTGGCTCAAGCCATTG GTCGCACAGGACGCTACACACTGATCGAGAAATGGAGGGACACAGAGCGACACCTTGTTCCTCATGAGAGTCCAGTTGCCTCTCTGAACACTTGGGGTCAGTATGCTGGTGATGTGCAGTTTATTCTGCACCGCACGGGTCCCTCTCTCAACGAGTACCCTACAGCTGAATGTCAGACTCCTTTGGGCCCCGAGCGTGGCCTGCACCGGCAGAGCCTTCCCCTGATGGCCAAACTCCGAGCTCCAGGCGACCGTTCCCTGCGCCGACGAGAACCACGACGTAAATCTCTGACCTTCACCGGTGTGCCCCGCAGCCTGAGGGATATCCTTAGTGGAGGCAGGCTCAGTGACAGTAGCGCTAGACAAAGAGAGGTTTTAGTAAGAAGTGCCAGCAATTCACCAGCAGTGTCCCCGCGGTTATCAGGCAACCGCATAGAGGATCTCACTCAACTGGTAAGGCTGCAAAGGGAGACCCTTTCGGTGTTAGACGGCAGGATGGAGGCGTACGAAGCAGATCTTCGGATGTTGACTGAGAAAAGAGTTGGACTGGAGGACAACGAAATGTTTGTGAAATTGACTGAAGAGGTTTCACGGTTGGAAAAGCAAGTGCGACGGAACAAGGTGGAGATTGAGGAAGAGGAGTTCTGGGCGACCGAGCTCCAAATTGAACTCGAGAGTGAAAGGCAACTGCAGGAGCGGATCCAGGAGTTGAGCGGTCGGCTGCGCGGTTGTGAGGTGGATCTGGAGCAGCGGATGAGGACTCTGCAGGGTGTGGAGGCTGGGATAGAGACTCAAAGGCAACATAAGGAGATCAGAGAGACCCAGCAGGCTAGTGAAGGGGAGGTGAAGGCTAGACTTCAGAGAGCGAAGGCAGAACTCAAGGTTCAGGCTCAACACTCGGCCCAGATTGAAAACAGCTCTAGAGCAGTGGACCGCTCGCTGACTGAGTCATGCAGGAGACTGCAG ACTTTGCTGCATTAA
- the rassf8a gene encoding ras association domain-containing protein 8 isoform X3, translating to MELKVWVDGVQRVVCGVTEATTCQEVVIALAQAIGRTGRYTLIEKWRDTERHLVPHESPVASLNTWGQYAGDVQFILHRTGPSLNEYPTAECQTPLGPERGLHRQSLPLMAKLRAPGDRSLRRREPRRKSLTFTGVPRSLRDILSGGRLSDSSARQREVLVRSASNSPAVSPRLSGNRIEDLTQLVRLQRETLSVLDGRMEAYEADLRMLTEKRVGLEDNEMFVKLTEEVSRLEKQVRRNKVEIEEEEFWATELQIELESERQLQERIQELSGRLRGCEVDLEQRMRTLQGVEAGIETQRQHKEIRETQQASEGEVKARLQRAKAELKVQAQHSAQIENSSRAVDRSLTESCRRLQESQYELEQLTKELRQVNLQQFIQQTGTKVTVLPVEPGDEESSSTTDFAALTGSLKRPSLSHPVVGSIRGLHSPISAGLNPEGIYV from the exons ATGGAACTGAAGGTGTGGGTCGATGGAGTCCAGCGTGTGGTCTGTGGGGTCACAGAGGCCACCACCTGCCAGGAAGTGGTCATCGCTCTGGCTCAAGCCATTG GTCGCACAGGACGCTACACACTGATCGAGAAATGGAGGGACACAGAGCGACACCTTGTTCCTCATGAGAGTCCAGTTGCCTCTCTGAACACTTGGGGTCAGTATGCTGGTGATGTGCAGTTTATTCTGCACCGCACGGGTCCCTCTCTCAACGAGTACCCTACAGCTGAATGTCAGACTCCTTTGGGCCCCGAGCGTGGCCTGCACCGGCAGAGCCTTCCCCTGATGGCCAAACTCCGAGCTCCAGGCGACCGTTCCCTGCGCCGACGAGAACCACGACGTAAATCTCTGACCTTCACCGGTGTGCCCCGCAGCCTGAGGGATATCCTTAGTGGAGGCAGGCTCAGTGACAGTAGCGCTAGACAAAGAGAGGTTTTAGTAAGAAGTGCCAGCAATTCACCAGCAGTGTCCCCGCGGTTATCAGGCAACCGCATAGAGGATCTCACTCAACTGGTAAGGCTGCAAAGGGAGACCCTTTCGGTGTTAGACGGCAGGATGGAGGCGTACGAAGCAGATCTTCGGATGTTGACTGAGAAAAGAGTTGGACTGGAGGACAACGAAATGTTTGTGAAATTGACTGAAGAGGTTTCACGGTTGGAAAAGCAAGTGCGACGGAACAAGGTGGAGATTGAGGAAGAGGAGTTCTGGGCGACCGAGCTCCAAATTGAACTCGAGAGTGAAAGGCAACTGCAGGAGCGGATCCAGGAGTTGAGCGGTCGGCTGCGCGGTTGTGAGGTGGATCTGGAGCAGCGGATGAGGACTCTGCAGGGTGTGGAGGCTGGGATAGAGACTCAAAGGCAACATAAGGAGATCAGAGAGACCCAGCAGGCTAGTGAAGGGGAGGTGAAGGCTAGACTTCAGAGAGCGAAGGCAGAACTCAAGGTTCAGGCTCAACACTCGGCCCAGATTGAAAACAGCTCTAGAGCAGTGGACCGCTCGCTGACTGAGTCATGCAGGAGACTGCAG GAGAGTCAGTATGAACTGGAGCAGCTGACTAAAGAGTTGAGGCAGGTAAATCTACAGCAGTTCATCCAACAAACCGGCACCAAAGTCACGGTTCTGCCTGTCGAGCCCGGTGATGAGGAATCCAGTAGCACAACAG ACTTTGCTGCATTAACCGGCTCTTTGAAACGACCAAGTTTATCTCATCCGGTGGTTGGCAGCATCCGCGGACTCCACAGTCCAATCTCTGCTGGTCTGAATCCTGAGGGTATCTACGTTTGA
- the rassf8a gene encoding ras association domain-containing protein 8 isoform X2: MELKVWVDGVQRVVCGVTEATTCQEVVIALAQAIGRTGRYTLIEKWRDTERHLVPHESPVASLNTWGQYAGDVQFILHRTGPSLNEYPTAECQTPLGPERGLHRQSLPLMAKLRAPGDRSLRRREPRRKSLTFTGVPRSLRDILSGGRLSDSSARQREVLVRSASNSPAVSPRLSGNRIEDLTQLVRLQRETLSVLDGRMEAYEADLRMLTEKRVGLEDNEMFVKLTEEVSRLEKQVRRNKVEIEEEEFWATELQIELESERQLQERIQELSGRLRGCEVDLEQRMRTLQGVEAGIETQRQHKEIRETQQASEGEVKARLQRAKAELKVQAQHSAQIENSSRAVDRSLTESCRRLQESQYELEQLTKELRQVNLQQFIQQTGTKVTVLPVEPGDEESSSTTGDKDFAALTGSLKRPSLSHPVVGSIRGLHSPISAGLNPEGIYV; the protein is encoded by the exons ATGGAACTGAAGGTGTGGGTCGATGGAGTCCAGCGTGTGGTCTGTGGGGTCACAGAGGCCACCACCTGCCAGGAAGTGGTCATCGCTCTGGCTCAAGCCATTG GTCGCACAGGACGCTACACACTGATCGAGAAATGGAGGGACACAGAGCGACACCTTGTTCCTCATGAGAGTCCAGTTGCCTCTCTGAACACTTGGGGTCAGTATGCTGGTGATGTGCAGTTTATTCTGCACCGCACGGGTCCCTCTCTCAACGAGTACCCTACAGCTGAATGTCAGACTCCTTTGGGCCCCGAGCGTGGCCTGCACCGGCAGAGCCTTCCCCTGATGGCCAAACTCCGAGCTCCAGGCGACCGTTCCCTGCGCCGACGAGAACCACGACGTAAATCTCTGACCTTCACCGGTGTGCCCCGCAGCCTGAGGGATATCCTTAGTGGAGGCAGGCTCAGTGACAGTAGCGCTAGACAAAGAGAGGTTTTAGTAAGAAGTGCCAGCAATTCACCAGCAGTGTCCCCGCGGTTATCAGGCAACCGCATAGAGGATCTCACTCAACTGGTAAGGCTGCAAAGGGAGACCCTTTCGGTGTTAGACGGCAGGATGGAGGCGTACGAAGCAGATCTTCGGATGTTGACTGAGAAAAGAGTTGGACTGGAGGACAACGAAATGTTTGTGAAATTGACTGAAGAGGTTTCACGGTTGGAAAAGCAAGTGCGACGGAACAAGGTGGAGATTGAGGAAGAGGAGTTCTGGGCGACCGAGCTCCAAATTGAACTCGAGAGTGAAAGGCAACTGCAGGAGCGGATCCAGGAGTTGAGCGGTCGGCTGCGCGGTTGTGAGGTGGATCTGGAGCAGCGGATGAGGACTCTGCAGGGTGTGGAGGCTGGGATAGAGACTCAAAGGCAACATAAGGAGATCAGAGAGACCCAGCAGGCTAGTGAAGGGGAGGTGAAGGCTAGACTTCAGAGAGCGAAGGCAGAACTCAAGGTTCAGGCTCAACACTCGGCCCAGATTGAAAACAGCTCTAGAGCAGTGGACCGCTCGCTGACTGAGTCATGCAGGAGACTGCAG GAGAGTCAGTATGAACTGGAGCAGCTGACTAAAGAGTTGAGGCAGGTAAATCTACAGCAGTTCATCCAACAAACCGGCACCAAAGTCACGGTTCTGCCTGTCGAGCCCGGTGATGAGGAATCCAGTAGCACAACAGGTGATAAAG ACTTTGCTGCATTAACCGGCTCTTTGAAACGACCAAGTTTATCTCATCCGGTGGTTGGCAGCATCCGCGGACTCCACAGTCCAATCTCTGCTGGTCTGAATCCTGAGGGTATCTACGTTTGA
- the rassf8a gene encoding ras association domain-containing protein 8 isoform X1 encodes MELKVWVDGVQRVVCGVTEATTCQEVVIALAQAIGRTGRYTLIEKWRDTERHLVPHESPVASLNTWGQYAGDVQFILHRTGPSLNEYPTAECQTPLGPERGLHRQSLPLMAKLRAPGDRSLRRREPRRKSLTFTGVPRSLRDILSGGRLSDSSARQREVLVRSASNSPAVSPRLSGNRIEDLTQLVRLQRETLSVLDGRMEAYEADLRMLTEKRVGLEDNEMFVKLTEEVSRLEKQVRRNKVEIEEEEFWATELQIELESERQLQERIQELSGRLRGCEVDLEQRMRTLQGVEAGIETQRQHKEIRETQQASEGEVKARLQRAKAELKVQAQHSAQIENSSRAVDRSLTESCRRLQESQYELEQLTKELRQVNLQQFIQQTGTKVTVLPVEPGDEESSSTTGDKGTAFIDNKSKAPTSNSLWWLRVAPCSLIDFLKSLLRYLFSLFSFISSDFAALTGSLKRPSLSHPVVGSIRGLHSPISAGLNPEGIYV; translated from the exons ATGGAACTGAAGGTGTGGGTCGATGGAGTCCAGCGTGTGGTCTGTGGGGTCACAGAGGCCACCACCTGCCAGGAAGTGGTCATCGCTCTGGCTCAAGCCATTG GTCGCACAGGACGCTACACACTGATCGAGAAATGGAGGGACACAGAGCGACACCTTGTTCCTCATGAGAGTCCAGTTGCCTCTCTGAACACTTGGGGTCAGTATGCTGGTGATGTGCAGTTTATTCTGCACCGCACGGGTCCCTCTCTCAACGAGTACCCTACAGCTGAATGTCAGACTCCTTTGGGCCCCGAGCGTGGCCTGCACCGGCAGAGCCTTCCCCTGATGGCCAAACTCCGAGCTCCAGGCGACCGTTCCCTGCGCCGACGAGAACCACGACGTAAATCTCTGACCTTCACCGGTGTGCCCCGCAGCCTGAGGGATATCCTTAGTGGAGGCAGGCTCAGTGACAGTAGCGCTAGACAAAGAGAGGTTTTAGTAAGAAGTGCCAGCAATTCACCAGCAGTGTCCCCGCGGTTATCAGGCAACCGCATAGAGGATCTCACTCAACTGGTAAGGCTGCAAAGGGAGACCCTTTCGGTGTTAGACGGCAGGATGGAGGCGTACGAAGCAGATCTTCGGATGTTGACTGAGAAAAGAGTTGGACTGGAGGACAACGAAATGTTTGTGAAATTGACTGAAGAGGTTTCACGGTTGGAAAAGCAAGTGCGACGGAACAAGGTGGAGATTGAGGAAGAGGAGTTCTGGGCGACCGAGCTCCAAATTGAACTCGAGAGTGAAAGGCAACTGCAGGAGCGGATCCAGGAGTTGAGCGGTCGGCTGCGCGGTTGTGAGGTGGATCTGGAGCAGCGGATGAGGACTCTGCAGGGTGTGGAGGCTGGGATAGAGACTCAAAGGCAACATAAGGAGATCAGAGAGACCCAGCAGGCTAGTGAAGGGGAGGTGAAGGCTAGACTTCAGAGAGCGAAGGCAGAACTCAAGGTTCAGGCTCAACACTCGGCCCAGATTGAAAACAGCTCTAGAGCAGTGGACCGCTCGCTGACTGAGTCATGCAGGAGACTGCAG GAGAGTCAGTATGAACTGGAGCAGCTGACTAAAGAGTTGAGGCAGGTAAATCTACAGCAGTTCATCCAACAAACCGGCACCAAAGTCACGGTTCTGCCTGTCGAGCCCGGTGATGAGGAATCCAGTAGCACAACAGGTGATAAAGGTACCGCTTTTATTGACAACAAATCCAAAGCACCTACATCAAACAGTCTATGGTGGCTCAGAGTGGCTCCATGCAGTCTGATTGAT TTCTTGAAATCTTTATTAAGGTActtattttctttgttctcttTCATTTCCTCAGACTTTGCTGCATTAACCGGCTCTTTGAAACGACCAAGTTTATCTCATCCGGTGGTTGGCAGCATCCGCGGACTCCACAGTCCAATCTCTGCTGGTCTGAATCCTGAGGGTATCTACGTTTGA